Sequence from the Flavobacteriales bacterium genome:
CAGATGCCAGATGGAAGCACAACGGTCATCATTCAAGGAAAGCGGAGGTTCGAGGTGCAGGAAATGGTGGAGATCGAGCCGTATTTCCGAGCACGCGTCACCGCTTTTGATGAGATCAAGCCTGCGCGTAGAACAAAGGAGTTCAATGCGTTGGTCGATTCGCTCAAGGACATTGCACTCAATATCATTCGCCAGTCGCCCAACATTCCTTCGGAGAGTGAATTTGCGCTGAAGAATATCGAAAGTCCGTCATTCCTCATCAACTTTATTTCATCCAACATGGATGCTTCTGTGAATGACAAGCAGAAGATGCTGGAAGTGGCCGATCTGAAGCAACGGGCGGAAATGGTGCTGTCACATCTCACCAAGAATCTGCAGATGTTGGAACTGAAGAATCAGATCCAATCGAAGGTGAAAACGGACATTGACAAGCAGCAGCGTGAGTACTTCCTGAATCAGCAGATGAAGCAGATCCAAGAGGAGCTTGGAGGCAATTCTATCGATCAGGAAATTGAGGAGATGAAGGCCAGAGCGGCCAAGAAGAAGTGGACGAAGAAGATCGGAGAGCATTTCAACAAGGAACTGGACAAACTCGGACGGATGAATCCGAGTGCGGGCGAATATTCCGTGCAGACGAACTACTTGGATGTGCTGCTGGAATTGCCCTGGGGCGAGTTCACCAAGGACAATTTCGACATTAAGCATGCGCAGAAGATCCTTGACCGCGACCATTTTGGGCTGAGGAAAGTGAAGGAACGCATTTTGGAACATCTGGCCGTTCTCAAACTCAAAGGAGATCTGAAAGCTCCGATCCTGTGCTTGGTCGGCCCTCCAGGAGTTGGTAAAACCAGCCTCGGAAAGTCAATTGCTGAAGCTGTTGGCCGCCAGTATGTCCGTGTTTCCTTGGGTGGGTTGAAGGATGAGTCAGAAATCCGTGGTCACCGAAAAACGTACATCGGAGCCATGCCTGGCCGCATTGTTCAGAACATCAAAAAGGCAAAATCTTCCAACCCTGTTTTTGTGTTGGATGAACTGGATAAGGTTGGGAGCGATTTCCATGGTGATCCATCGTCCGCATTGCTGGAAGTGTTGGATCCAGAACAGAACAACGCCTTCTACGACAACTATTTGGAGGTGGAATATGACCTTTCCAAGGTGATGTTTGTAGCTACGGCCAACACATTGAGTACGATTCAGCCTGCGCTTCGCGACCGCTTGGAGATCATTGAGGTGAGCGGCTATACGGTAGAGGAGAAGTTGGAGATTGCCAAGCGCCATTTGGTTCCGAAACAAATTGAAGAGCACGGCTTGAAGAAGTCGGATGTGAAGCTGAGCAAGAAGGTTTTGGAGAAAGTTGCTGAGGAGTACACTCGTGAAAGTGGTGTTCGCGGCCTGGAGAAGAAAATTGCGCAGATCGTGCGTAATCGAGCTAAGTTCATTGCGCTGGAAGAACCGAAAGACCCGAACATTTCCATCCAAGAAATCGAGGAGATACTTGGGCCGCCTCGTTTCCAGAAAGACCGATACTCTGATAACGAATTTGCGGGCGTTGTAACTGGATTGGCTTGGACGGCTGTCGGTGGCGACATTCTCTTCATCGAATCGAGCCTCAGTAAAGGCAAGGGAAAACTCACGCTGACTGGAAACTTGGGTGATGTGATGAAGGAATCGGCTGTTATTGCGCTCGAATACCTGAAAGCACACGCGGACAAACTCGGTCTTAAACCTGAGCTCTTTGATGAGTGGAATCTGCACATTCACGTGCCTGAAGGTGCCACACCTAAAGATGGCCCATCTGCAGGAATCACCATTTTCACGGCTTTAGCTTCGCTTTACACTCAACGTAAAGTGCGCGATAAACTGGCCATGACGGGCGAGATCACGCTTCGCGGGAAAGTGCTTCCAGTTGGCGGCATCAAAGAGAAGATTTTGGCGGCCAAACGAGCCAGCATCAAGGAGATCATTCTCTGTAAGGATAATCGAAAGGATGTGGAGGAAATTGAGCCTGAATACTTGAAAGGTCTGACCTTCCATTACGTTTCCAACATGGATGAAGTGATGGAACACGCGCTTCTCAAACAGAAGGTCAAGAATCCTCTCAAATTGGATGCTTAAGCCTCTCCTTTGGAGGGGTTGGGGAGGTAGTAGATCGCCCCAACCGTGATCATAAACTGCCCTGTCAGGTAGAGCGTCATGTTCAAGATGGCATCGTAGTCGAAATCCACCACGAATTTGTTCACGGCTATGACGCAATCAGACAGGATGAACAGAATGGCTCCGATCAGGATCCAGTTGTAGGTTTTCAGATTCACATGTCCTTTTCGCCAAGCGGAAGTGATGCCCATAATGCTGATAACGATGGTGTAGGCAAGCACGGGAATGAACAGGTCATCAGGCAATCCACTTTTGATATAGTAGAAAAAGACTCCTGTAAAAAGGAAGAATGGAACAGCCACGATGGCTGACCAACCAACGTTGAACGGCTTCTCAGAACCCTTAATGTTGCTTAGAAATGCAGTTGCGTAACCAAGATGAGCAACAAGAAACGAGG
This genomic interval carries:
- the lon gene encoding endopeptidase La, translating into MNDPFEDLVSFSNLLEEDSEFIPLLSPEDEEYMNSEEIPELVGILPLRNTVLFPGVVIPITIGRDKSIKLVKDAYQSTKVIGVLAQKDVGIEDPTPQDMNRIGTMARIIKMLQMPDGSTTVIIQGKRRFEVQEMVEIEPYFRARVTAFDEIKPARRTKEFNALVDSLKDIALNIIRQSPNIPSESEFALKNIESPSFLINFISSNMDASVNDKQKMLEVADLKQRAEMVLSHLTKNLQMLELKNQIQSKVKTDIDKQQREYFLNQQMKQIQEELGGNSIDQEIEEMKARAAKKKWTKKIGEHFNKELDKLGRMNPSAGEYSVQTNYLDVLLELPWGEFTKDNFDIKHAQKILDRDHFGLRKVKERILEHLAVLKLKGDLKAPILCLVGPPGVGKTSLGKSIAEAVGRQYVRVSLGGLKDESEIRGHRKTYIGAMPGRIVQNIKKAKSSNPVFVLDELDKVGSDFHGDPSSALLEVLDPEQNNAFYDNYLEVEYDLSKVMFVATANTLSTIQPALRDRLEIIEVSGYTVEEKLEIAKRHLVPKQIEEHGLKKSDVKLSKKVLEKVAEEYTRESGVRGLEKKIAQIVRNRAKFIALEEPKDPNISIQEIEEILGPPRFQKDRYSDNEFAGVVTGLAWTAVGGDILFIESSLSKGKGKLTLTGNLGDVMKESAVIALEYLKAHADKLGLKPELFDEWNLHIHVPEGATPKDGPSAGITIFTALASLYTQRKVRDKLAMTGEITLRGKVLPVGGIKEKILAAKRASIKEIILCKDNRKDVEEIEPEYLKGLTFHYVSNMDEVMEHALLKQKVKNPLKLDA